The Meles meles chromosome 6, mMelMel3.1 paternal haplotype, whole genome shotgun sequence DNA segment CAAAAGATGGGAAACAATCTCAATGTTTAAGGCATTAAATAAATCATGGTACATCCATACTCATACTATATAGCTGTTAGGATAAGGCAAATCTTGGTGTAGAGATGAAAAGATGGCAGATATTTACTAAGTGAGGAGGGAAAAGCAAATTACAAAACTGTATAATTTGATCCAGATACGTGATTAAAACTTAAGTAGataattttatataagaaaatttCCTTTTGGGGCGcgtgggttgctcagtgggttaagcctctgccttcggctcgggtcatggtctcagggtcctgggattgagccgcgaGAATCGAGAAGCCTGCTTCACcgccccccctcctcctccccccgcaacccccccccccccggcccctcctgcctctctgcctacttgtgatctctccctctgcgaataaataaataaaatcttttaaaatttttttccttttttcttttttttaagttgctagTTGGGCTTCCCCTGTGTTCTTTCAGCACTTGGCGGAGGGGAGGTCACCTCGGTTAAAGCCAGGTGTCAACTTATTGATACACAGCTATCCTCCCCATCCCCACGGGAGCTCCTCCAGGGACCTTCTTCATATTTCTCTATATTCCCTCACTCCAGTACCCAGCCTAGTGCCTGGTGGATACAGACCCCGCTCCTAAGCATTTGacgaaggaaagatggaaggaatgaCCAAGAGTTCTCTTGATCCCCCATCCCATAACCCTTAGCCTTCTGCCTCTGGCTACTCCACTCACCTCTGGTCGTCCAGGGCTGCATTGGCATGATAGTACCCAGCCACTACCAGACCGGCCTGCGCGCCCCACACATCCACCTGCCGTGGGAAAGGGGCCGTCAGAAACTCAGCTGCGACGCCCTGTAGGTGCGCACTACTGCCAAGAGGCCAGGGATGGACTTGGGCTAGGGGTGTTAAGGGGTTTCGCGGTGGTGGGTGGGCGTCCAGAGGCGGCACCTGGTTGAGGGCGACCTCCAGCATGACGGATAGGGCCAGATGGCTGTGGAACAGGGGCACACAGTCGGTGAGGCACAGACATTCTCCCGACCGCGGCGCGGGCGCCAGCAACAGCCCGTTGACGGCGGCGTGCGGGTACCGGGCGGCGTGCAGACACATCTTCACGTAGGCCCGGGCCGAGATCTCCACCTCCCCCATGGCGAGCGGGGCCCCAGCTCGCGTCCGCGAAGCTCCCTCCCCGGCGCCTTCCTtggcccttccctctgccccctcacttAGATTCGGCAGTGACGCTGACTCGGGTCGAAGGCAGCCCGCCGGCTCCCAGGGACCTGGGTCCCGGCGCCCGGCCCCCACCTGGCCCAGAACGCAGACTGTACGGATTGCATGCTGCAGTGCCGAACTCCGCCTCCGCCCGCCCCCAGAGGGCGGCCACAGATCTCCGCTGGTCTGGGGGACTCCGGGCGGGCTGCTCTAAGCAGCCCCCGTTTCTGTAGTCCCGCCCACGTGGTGCTCTTCGATAGGCTTAAAGGTTCTCATTTTGCCCAATCATCGACCGCGCCCAAACCTtgccccgcctttgtctcctgcGAACTGGAAAGAATCCACAACTGAAAACTAAAGAGAACTGCCCGCACGCTGATTGGCTAAGCTACTCGACTTCGACCCAGGATTGCAGAATGGCTTGGTCTGATACCTGTGCCTCCCGCACCCCAGGACCAGCAAAGCCGGCAGGGTGGAGCGCGCGCCCCGCTTCGGGTGTCCCAGAGAGCCAGCGCCAGATTTCCGCACCTGGGAATGAAGCAGACTGCCTTCTTCCTACTATTGAATGGGTGGATTTGTACTCTAGGCCAGCTCCGTCACCGATGAGCCGTATTACCTTTGCCACTACAGGGTATCTGGACCTTGGTTTCCCTAATGTAGCCTCAGCAGAAATAAAGGCGCAATTGgctgaaggaggaggaaagaggacaaaaaaaGTTACAGACCCATCCTTCCCTTAATGTCCTGCCGTGTGTCCTTCAACATAgtgccttcagagcgtttttttCCTTGTCAGCCCTTGAGAAGGAGTCCCACCCTTCACCCATAATTCTCCCAGTGAAACCTCTCCCTCTCCCGGCTGGCACTGagctgatgatgagtggtgttctttttcctttccctgatCTCAGTCCCAGAGCTttctccttgctcagccttcagtccAAGGCCTCCTTGTTCCTAAAAGGAGTCTGCGCAAATGccacttcttccaggaagcaCTCACGAGCCCTCTAAATGTTTGAAATAATCTTGTGAAATTCTCAAATACAGGCTATCTATATAGCTATCATGACAGGTCAAAATTTCCACCCTGTTCTTTAGGATGCCTTCTTAAGAACAGGATGGGTTTCCCCTTCATCTTTGGCCTCATACATCCCCTCTCTTTCCTGCCACCACATTCACATTCAGTATCTGGACATAGGCGACATTCAATAAATGCCTTCTGAATGAATGACACACACCAGAGGTAATTCACACAAAGAATaggtcatttattattattatcattattattattattactttggcTCTGGACTAGTACATAGATGGCTTCTCTTCACCCTTTGGGTTGATAATTTTCTCTAGGTTGCTGCTGATGATATGATAAAGCTCAGCCTGGAAGAAGGCCAGAAGAGTGGTAATCAGGTTCTtggcttctcccttctccccctcaaCCATCTCCCATAGGAGCTTCCTCCGCACTCACATAGAAGGCCCTCAGGTCCAGCACCATGGCCCTGAGCTCCCCATAGGCTGCCTCATCTCGCTCATGCACCAGGGCCCGGTAATCCATCTGGGATGTGGGAGGCAAAGTTGAGTCAGCCCCATGGGAGGTTGGGACATTAATCTGGTTTCCTCACATAGGGAATAGGTAACTTGAGGATGAGCCTTTCTCAGGACCAAGACATGAAATCCCACAGGATCAAGCCAAGAAAGGGGTCAAGGTTTTTGAGGTCCAAATCAGTTTTTCTAGCCAGTGTTCTTGGGTTAGTATTTCCCATATTGGAAAAGTCAGAAAACAGACAGGGAAGACCTCTAGCCCCTCTTCCTTGCCCCACCTCCAACCAGCCTCAGCTAGAAGCCTGGTGACTATGTACTCACTACATGAGTCTCCTTAGAGGCCTTGGCTACAGCATCCCCACGTTCTGAGAAGTACCTGCCGAAAGTAAGGGAATAAACACAGGAacgggtagagagagagggagatattCCCTCAGACCCTTCCCAGAGGCCCCCATCATCCTGATGGGACTGCCCAGCTAAAGGAATCCCAAAGACATGTCCTTGCAGCACCCCCCACGCTGGCCCTCCGGCTACCCTCACTTGGAAATAGTTGTCTGGAAGGCTTCTACTTTTGTCTTGACTGCATTTACCCTCTCCAACACCTTCTCCTGTgattcaaaaaagagagagagagagagagatgggcagCAAGAAAAACACTTCATCTCCTCCCTCCTTCACCcaccatcttcctcctcctcttcccagaTTATGTCTAGTTCCTATCTCTCACTTGCCAAGCCTCTCCCTGCTCTCAATGTCCTCATACACCCTTTTCTTACCTGGATTGCCACCCCAAAGTCATTTCCATCCTCAATCTTGGGGATCAGGTGCTGGATCCATGTGATCACCTAAATTATAATCATGTAGAAATCATTCAACAAACTTACTGGGTCTTTCCTTTTACTGCCACTTTCTAATAATAGCTGTATTTAATTGAAGAGTTATTACATGCCAGACACTATGCTacacatatatttcatttaatcttcacagcagtTTCTCAAGATCCATATTCTTATTGTACCCACTCGATAGATGAAAAAACTGTGTCACGGAGTGTCCAGGAAGCTTACTTAAGGCAACCAGAATGGTAAGTGATAGATCCAGGATCTAGGCCCAAGCAGTCTCTAGGGCCCAAGCTCTTAAACCAACTCACGACGGCACAACACCTGCACTGTGTACCTGGTAAGAGGTGGGTTCTGACATTATGGGAGTGGAT contains these protein-coding regions:
- the PSME2 gene encoding proteasome activator complex subunit 2: MAKPCGVRLSGEARKQVDVFRQNLFQEAEEFLYSFLPQKIIHLNQLLQEDSLNVADLTSLRAPLDIPIPDPPPKDDEMETDKQEKKEVPKCGFLPGNEKVLALLALVKPEVWTLKEKCILVITWIQHLIPKIEDGNDFGVAIQEKVLERVNAVKTKVEAFQTTISKYFSERGDAVAKASKETHVMDYRALVHERDEAAYGELRAMVLDLRAFYAELYHIISSNLEKIINPKGEEKPSMY